The Helicoverpa armigera isolate CAAS_96S chromosome 23, ASM3070526v1, whole genome shotgun sequence genomic sequence CAGACGATCAAATGAAACAAACACTGTATTCAGCTAATGAATGTCCAATTAATGTTGGCAGCTAACCTGATTGACCGGCCAACCGTCGTTGTATGCAACATTTCATACAAAAGGCTGTAATGCCCCAATgaatattgccatattgcccTACAGGATGTTTTTatgaatcataaaaaataatagctcCGTAAATTGAATTCGACGGAATCATTGGGAATGTTTTTCCATGCAAATGTCGAGGTCATTTCTTACTACTTAGTGGCTGTTTTGAATGGATAGTATTTTTATGTCGTAAAGTAACTGCCGTGGAGTACGTAGGCAACTACTTATCGACAAATTATTGATAGATGTTACGGAAACAGACCTCGGTATAGgtatattcaaattcaaattctttatttgcagACTATGGGTAAGTTAACAACATGTTCTTAAATGAATTATAAAATCGCCATAATCAGGCCAGGCTATATGGACATGGTTCGtaactgttaataaataaatatgtaggcaggcaatatgtaatgtatgcaggaatataggtaaaaaaaagCTAAATTGCAAAGAAAAAGCATTGGCACTGGCTTAGTAAATggtggaaaaataaaaacgaagaaATTTTTTGAAGGAtcagttgaaaataaaatattcaccaTGTCTCTGTTCTTGAATTATGGCTGATACGAgttcaagtaggtacctaaaaaaaagtttcttgaAATTATGTAGGCTAATTAAATTggcactttttttagacaattaCATTCTACAACATATCACCCATGTCTGAACCTGACCTACGACAAAAGGTAAAGGCAAATTGATTTGAGGATTTTATATTTGATGCCTTTCAAGTTAGTACAAAACCAATAGGTATCGCTATTGAATAAAAGTCATAGTTGGGTACTATTTAACCAAGTACTTCTACTTCTATTGAACGTTATTTGAATAATGTTTCTGCTTCACCTTTGTTCACGATAGTACAATGGTGTGCCatctataatttattaatgttctaACAATGTAAAACAAACGGATCAATGTGTTTGGTTAGCGAGTTTTCCTCACCTTGAAAGGAAAACTTTCACGTACCACTGCtgcttttgagtttatcgtgCCAACGTAAGATGTCACTATATTACTCAAAAGCACTACATTAGTACATTGAActaataagttaaattaaaaattttaacgacataaataacattatcatgtaaaacaaaattatcctagattacattacattttatttatattcaaacaattattttgttcatttcCATGAACAGGATACGTGCAATATGCGCCATCTATTGGTTATTAGTAGATTAAAGTAAAACTCAAAAACCTTGGTTCCAAGCCGAAAAGAAAATCTGGGACTGTGATGGTTAAAGAGATGTGAAAAGTGTAGTATTTTATAACTGGTATTAAACCAGAATATCTGAGTAatttataatgatatttttaatatatataatatatttataatttataatttataatttataatatggatcggagtgttgggcattgaaaaagagggacgagaagagagtgcatgtaacagaaatgagaatgctgagatggatgtgtggtgttacaagaatggataaagtgaggaatgattacattagaggaagtctgaaagtagcgccagttacagaaaagatgagaagtagaagattgtcgtggtatggacatgtaatgaggagggatgatacgcatgcaacaaagtgtgtgctaagtatgaatgtagatggatggagaggaagaggaagacctaagaaaagatggatggattgcctgaaagatgatatgaataggaagggagtgagtgtcagtatgacgagtgacaggggaaaatggaagaaaatgacatattgcgccgaccccaagtaatatttgggaacagggcaggagaaagaagaagaagatctgagtaatttatattaatgagCCTGAACTGCctcgaaatataaaaaatgtttttgtcatcgtcttttattgtttttttttgtggtgcaGCTACCTCTCTAGCATAAAATATAAGACTTCCTTATATCTCAGTTTATAAAGGAatacttatttgatttttacGCAAACTCTACTTGGAACTACCTATCTGCGATTAATCACGGGAGCTACTAAATATTGACGAATACTAATCCTAAATATTGATCGGACTTTCCCTCCTCTATATACAAAACGCAACTGACGTTTTACTATGGCGCTGTCAAATCCAAATCGGCGTCCTGTCAAAAGTGTCAAACGATAGAAAGCGCCGTCGTAAACTTGAAAACtgttaattgttattgttttatactCACTTTCACTATAAACCGTCGGTTTTCTCATTGCTTGTTCTTCAATAAACGTGTGGTGAATATTTCAGGTAAGTTTGATCAAGTATTTTACTTCCAATAGACTgttaaaaaacagcatttaaTAGGTTATGTTACAAGAATTTTGTATCAGTTGGCATAATTTTTTCCTAATTTTATGGTGAACAGACAGcagatttattgttttaatagtttgaaaacactTTGTAAGCGACATCATTTAGTTTTAACGTCCTACTTTTGTAACTTTCTACTATGAtaactaatttgaataatcaCTTTTTACAATGAACATTGTCTTGTAATTACTGTGTATATCGACCAAAAACTTGCGAAAATGGTTGCAGAATGTCAAGTCAGGAGAACGAAGCGCCTTTGCCCGAAGGATGGGAGATGAGGACCAGCCGGTCGACAGGAATGACGTATTTTCTCAATATGTACACTAAAAAATCCCAGTGGGAGAGGCCGGAGGCACCAGCTGACCCTGGCGAGATCCGCTGCAGCCATCTCCTTGTCAAGCACGCTGAGAGCAGGCGTCCATCGTCATGGAGGGAGGAAAACATCACCCGTACTAAGGATGAAGCCATGGAACTACTGAAGGGGTACCGTAAGCAGATCGTGGCTAATGATGCAACTTTCGCGGACCTGGCTTCTAAATACTCAGACTGTTCATCGGCCAAGCGTGGCGGAGACTTGGGCATGTTTGGACGAGGTCAGATGCAGGCTCCGTTTGAGGAAGAAGCCTTCAAGCTGAAGGTCGGGCAGCTCAGCCGGCCCGTGGAGACGGACTCTGGAGTCCACATCATCTTGAGGACTGCTTAGATTTAAGTGTTAATTGTGttctttattaaatatcttataCTCCTCAGTTGCCTAAACTGTTAACAGTAAAATTTGATGGATATTAGAAAGCTAGCTGATTCAATTTGTTACAGAAATACTGAAAACACTGAGATTGTCATAAACTTAACAATAGAATTTGTAAAATCTTACGTtggataatatatttatatgtttttgctcAAATTCCTGAAGTATTATTGAATGTTTGCAATAAATTGATTCTATCTTATATGTACTGCATAATCTGTATTATACTGATTAgtgaaatttaaaatttaaactcAGAAGTTTATCAGACCTTTAATTGTATATCAGTGATatcatgttaatttaatttgtgattCAGATTCTGATAAGATAAttgcaattaatattattcatattgCACTACCATTAGTTCAGTAATTATCCAATGAAATTGTAAAAGACAATGTTTATTGCTTCAAATGTAAAGAAACTACTATAATCTCCACCGTTTATGCATCTTAAACtaaaaggataaaaataaatttgttttctgattcacataatattttattatttgttcacCATAGAGTTGGGGGGAAATGAGTTCAAcatttaacttattattttatatttatatttactaacAAGATGCACAGTAAATAAGAATAACAAAGTCTTAATATTAAATACATCAGTACTGCGCCGTTGACGAGCCCAGCCAGTCGTCAAGGACGCGGGACCCCCGAACTCGAgagcttttttttacattttctaacGTCAGTTACAAATATGGCACTAACATAACTATGAAGGAACTTATCACTATATTAGACCATAACTAATACAAAGTTCGGGAGTAGATCAGATCCAAATTACAATGCCTTTAACGTCGGTTCATCTTTGTCTTGACTATTTCTAATGAGAAGTATTGTGTCTAATGTTGATTCTTTGAGGTTTTGCGGCGCAGGAGTCCAAATGGGCCCAATGATGGGCGGCGACCGCTTGCCACCCCAGGCACTGAATTTCACCTTCCTCTTTCCATCTTTCTTCAAGTTAACATCCAGGTACGGATGCCCAGGCTTGAAGATCTTTGGCAAAGATTCTAGAAAGCTCTTGAACGGTAGCGCCTCTCGCAGTGTTCTTTCATTAGTCTTTGTGCTCAAAGCCAGGATCTTGATCGGGTGCCTCTTGTCCAGCGTCGGGATAAATTGGAAGCCAGCAAAGTTGAAAGCTTCGTTTCCATTCGGGGAGTAGTTAGAGACGATTCGCGTTAGTTCTGGTATTGTAGTCGAGAAAATGATTTTGGAACTTTTTGAACCAGGTTTGTAGATCATCTGGCCGCTGCGCTTGCCGCCCCACGGGCTGAAGCGCACTCGCTTAGGCATGCTCGGCTCGCGGATATTGCTGGCTCGTTTCCACGACCACATGTGTTCGATGCTGGCTTTATCTCTCTTTCCACCCCACGGACTGAAGTATTTCTTATCCTTAGGGAGAAGAATATTCGTAGCATTGTCGTCGACTACTCCTTCGATCGTATTAGTGAATGGGCTTCCAACTAGTTCGTCATTTTGTAAGTACATGGCTTGGTCTGAGTCAATGATGTTCGGGAGCCAGC encodes the following:
- the LOC110374024 gene encoding putative peptidyl-prolyl cis-trans isomerase dodo isoform X2 codes for the protein MSSQENEAPLPEGWEMRTSRSTGMTYFLNMYTKKSQWERPEAPADPGEIRCSHLLVKHAESRRPSSWREENITRTKDEAMELLKGYRKQIVANDATFADLASKYSDCSSAKRGGDLGMFGRGQMQAPFEEEAFKLKVGQLSRPVETDSGVHIILRTA
- the LOC110374030 gene encoding uncharacterized protein LOC110374030, coding for MLCYRLIRSMSHHWLLIAISWLGSVRPQYINSGGNSNDFVLDSLDTNLQFPLPYYFHIPTTRNDYETAQNEPASLEEAQTDIQRKRRTAEEKEETREKRWLPNIIDSDQAMYLQNDELVGSPFTNTIEGVVDDNATNILLPKDKKYFSPWGGKRDKASIEHMWSWKRASNIREPSMPKRVRFSPWGGKRSGQMIYKPGSKSSKIIFSTTIPELTRIVSNYSPNGNEAFNFAGFQFIPTLDKRHPIKILALSTKTNERTLREALPFKSFLESLPKIFKPGHPYLDVNLKKDGKRKVKFSAWGGKRSPPIIGPIWTPAPQNLKESTLDTILLIRNSQDKDEPTLKAL